The Deltaproteobacteria bacterium genome contains the following window.
CGCGTAGTTGTCCCACTCGTTGACGGAGTAGACCAGATCGTCGCGCACGATGTCGCTTCCGTCCTTGTTCACCGCAATCTCGTTCTCTGCGGTGTCGGGAACGCGCTTCACGCAAACCAGAATTTCCATGTTGTGTCTCCCCAAAAGGCTTATTGTTTTGATTCCCGGAATGCTTTATCGCCTTCCGGGCGGCTATCCCTTTTCCATCATGGCCCGTATGCGCAGCCGCAGGGCGTTCAAGCGTATGAAGCCCGTGGCGTCGGCCTGCTTGTAAACGTCGTCCTCCTCGAAGGTGACGAAATCCGTACGGTAGAGGCTCTTTTCGGAGCGGCGGCCCAGAACCGTCACGTTTCCTTTGTAGAGCTTGAGGCGAACCTCGCCCGTCACGTTTTTCTGGGTGTCGTCCACCATTTTTTGGAGAAGCTCCATTTCCGGCGAGAACCAGAACCCGTAGTAGACCAGCTCCGCGTAGCGCGGAATCAGGGAGTCGCGCAGATGGGCCACTTCGCGGTCGAGGGTGATGGACTCCATGGCCATGTGGGCCGCCCGAAGGATGGTTCCGCCCGGGGTCTCGTAAACGCCCCGGCTTTTCATGCCCACGTAGCGGTTTTCCACAAGGTCCACCCGGCCCACGCCGTGCCTGCCGCCAAGCTCGTTGAGGCGCGCAAGGAGGTTCGCCGGGGAAAGGCGTTCGCCGTTCACCGCCACCGGGTTGCCGGATTCAAAGGCCACCAGGATTTCTTCCGCCTTGTCCGGGGCCTTTTCGGGCGAGACCGTAAGTATGAACATGTCATCGTCAGGCGCGCGCCAGGGGTCTTCCAGGATTCCGCCCTCGAAGCTGATGTGAAGGAGGTTGCGATCCGAGCTGTAGGGCTTTTTCTTGGTGGTGGGGACCGGGATGCCGTGCTTTTCGGCGTAATCCATGAGCTTGGTGCGGGAATTCAGGTCCCACTCGCGCCAGGGGGCCACGATCCTTATGTTGGGATCAATGGCCAGATAGGTGAGCTCGAAGCGCACCTGGTCGTTCCCCTTGCCGGTGGCCCCGTGGCTCACGGCGTCGGCGTTCTCCCTTTTAGCCACCTCCATCTGGGCCTTGGCTATGATGGGCCGGGCCAGCGAGGTGCCAAGAAGATACTGGCCTTCATATATCGCGTTGGCCCGGAAGGCCGGGAAGACGAAGTCCCGAACAAAGGACTCCCTAAGGTCCTCCACGTAAACCGCGCTGGCTCCGGTGTCCACCGCCTTTTTGCGCACCGGGTCAAGCTCGTCTCCCTGGCCGATGTCGGCGCAGAAGGCCACCACCTGGCACTGGTAGGTTTCGGCCAGCCACTTCAAAATGACCGAGGTGTCCAGGCCCCCGGAATAAGCCAGAACGATTTTCTCAATTTTTTTCGCCACGATGAATACTCCTTTAATACGACGTATCGGGTGGGCCGAAGCAACAGCACGGATCCACCCACCCTGCCTGCATTCATTAAAAACCTGCCAAAAAACCTCGACCGGACAGGCTGATTGAAAACGATGAAGCGCAAGGAACGCGATAAGCCAATGAGCAAGCGTACTTTAGTACGTGGCGGAATTGGCTTTGAAGCGTGACACAGCGATTCGCGTTTTCAGGCAGCCTGTCATCGCCATTTGGTTATCACCGCGTTGAGGACCGCCTTATGCATGTGCAGCTTGTTCTCGGCCTGGTCCCAGACCACCGAGCGCGGGCCTTCCATCACCTCGTGGGAAATCTCCTCGCCCCTGTGGGCCGGAAGGCAGTGCATGACGATGACGTCCTCTTTGGCAAGGGCCACCAGGTTCTCATCCACGGAGAAACCGGAGAAGAGCTTTTTCCGCGCCCGGCTCTCGGACTCCTGGCCCATGCTGGCCCAAACGTCGGTGTAGATGACGTCGGCGTTTTTGGCCGACTCCCTTGGGTCCTCCCCCACGCTTATGCGCCCGTGGCCCTCCTTCACGGCCCGCGAAAGAACGCGGTCAGACGGATGATAGCCCTTCGGGCAGGCAAGCACCAGTTCAAGTCCAAGGATTCCGGCAGCCTCGATCCACGAGTGGGCCACGT
Protein-coding sequences here:
- a CDS encoding argininosuccinate synthase — protein: MAKKIEKIVLAYSGGLDTSVILKWLAETYQCQVVAFCADIGQGDELDPVRKKAVDTGASAVYVEDLRESFVRDFVFPAFRANAIYEGQYLLGTSLARPIIAKAQMEVAKRENADAVSHGATGKGNDQVRFELTYLAIDPNIRIVAPWREWDLNSRTKLMDYAEKHGIPVPTTKKKPYSSDRNLLHISFEGGILEDPWRAPDDDMFILTVSPEKAPDKAEEILVAFESGNPVAVNGERLSPANLLARLNELGGRHGVGRVDLVENRYVGMKSRGVYETPGGTILRAAHMAMESITLDREVAHLRDSLIPRYAELVYYGFWFSPEMELLQKMVDDTQKNVTGEVRLKLYKGNVTVLGRRSEKSLYRTDFVTFEEDDVYKQADATGFIRLNALRLRIRAMMEKG
- a CDS encoding electron transfer flavoprotein subunit beta, producing MEILVCVKRVPDTAENEIAVNKDGSDIVRDDLVYSVNEWDNYA